A genomic window from Arthrobacter globiformis includes:
- the rpsG gene encoding 30S ribosomal protein S7 translates to MPRKGPAPKRPLVSDPVYGSPLVTQLINKVLVDGKKSTAERIVYGALEGARAKSGGDPVAALKKAMDNVKPSLEVRSRRVGGATYQVPVEVKPGRSTALALRWLVGYSKARREKTMTERLQNEILDASNGLGAAVKRREDTHKMAESNKAFAHYRW, encoded by the coding sequence ATGCCTCGCAAGGGTCCGGCCCCCAAGCGGCCGCTCGTATCAGATCCCGTCTACGGCTCCCCGCTGGTCACCCAGCTGATCAACAAGGTGCTCGTTGACGGCAAGAAGTCCACCGCAGAGCGCATTGTTTACGGTGCCCTCGAAGGTGCACGCGCGAAGTCCGGCGGCGACCCCGTCGCAGCCCTCAAGAAGGCCATGGACAACGTCAAGCCTTCCCTCGAGGTCCGCTCCCGCCGTGTCGGTGGCGCCACCTACCAGGTTCCGGTTGAGGTCAAGCCGGGCCGCTCCACCGCCCTCGCCCTGCGTTGGCTGGTCGGCTACTCCAAGGCCCGCCGCGAAAAGACGATGACCGAGCGTCTCCAGAACGAAATCCTGGATGCCTCGAACGGTCTCGGTGCCGCTGTGAAGCGTCGCGAAGACACCCACAAGATGGCCGAGTCCAACAAGGCCTTCGCCCACTACCGCTGGTAA
- the rpsL gene encoding 30S ribosomal protein S12, producing MPTINQLVRKGRTPKVSKTKAPALKGSPMRRGVCTRVYTTTPKKPNSALRKVARVRLNGGIEVTAYIPGVGHNLQEHSIVLVRGGRVKDLPGVRYKIVRGALDTQGVKNRKQARSRYGAKMEKK from the coding sequence GTGCCTACGATTAACCAGCTGGTCCGCAAGGGCCGCACGCCGAAGGTCTCAAAGACCAAGGCTCCCGCGCTTAAGGGCAGCCCGATGCGCCGCGGTGTTTGCACCCGCGTCTACACCACCACCCCGAAGAAGCCGAACTCGGCTCTGCGTAAGGTTGCACGTGTGCGCCTCAACGGTGGCATCGAAGTTACCGCCTACATCCCCGGTGTTGGCCACAACCTCCAGGAGCACTCCATTGTGCTTGTCCGTGGTGGTCGTGTGAAGGACCTCCCCGGCGTCCGCTACAAGATCGTCCGCGGTGCCCTCGATACCCAGGGTGTCAAGAACCGTAAGCAGGCACGCAGCCGCTACGGCGCAAAGATGGAGAAGAAGTAA